In one window of Bdellovibrio bacteriovorus W DNA:
- the apaG gene encoding ApaG (COG2967 Uncharacterized protein affecting Mg2+/Co2+ transport), producing the protein MIDDFVRQIYLYDIMAMQKTTIPEFQISTKVVYIPSESKPEEGYHFFAYKISITNTGNSPAQLMSRHWTITDALGKKEEVRGPGVVGMQPKIQPGQTFEYDSACPLSTNTGSMLGKYYFVAESGESFTVEVPEFYLIAPQALH; encoded by the coding sequence ATGATTGACGATTTTGTAAGACAAATTTATCTTTATGACATTATGGCAATGCAAAAAACGACGATTCCTGAATTTCAAATTTCGACAAAAGTGGTCTACATCCCTTCCGAATCCAAGCCAGAAGAGGGTTACCACTTTTTTGCCTATAAAATTTCAATCACAAATACGGGCAATTCACCCGCTCAATTGATGAGTCGCCATTGGACTATCACTGATGCTCTTGGCAAAAAAGAAGAAGTGCGCGGCCCTGGTGTTGTCGGCATGCAGCCAAAAATCCAACCTGGGCAAACATTTGAGTACGACAGTGCCTGCCCACTTTCGACTAATACCGGCAGTATGCTGGGGAAATACTACTTCGTAGCCGAAAGTGGCGAGAGTTTTACGGTCGAAGTGCCCGAGTTCTATTTAATTGCTCCACAGGCACTGCATTAA
- a CDS encoding pyridoxamine 5'-phosphate oxidase (COG0259 Pyridoxamine-phosphate oxidase), producing MFDLSISPFEHFDRLLKEAVEQNIPEPTAMSVATVDAKGVPSVRVVYLKDFSSEGFVFFGNYNSHKGQDISVNPNICLNFHWPQMWRQIRITGIAKKISATESDNYFATRSRLSQIGAWASEQSQEIPDREWLARRVAEFEKQFEGQSVPRPLNWGGWRVVPQEIEFWFGLDGRLHERYIYQRDGSGWKTFLRSP from the coding sequence ATGTTTGATCTTTCGATCAGTCCTTTTGAACACTTCGATCGCCTTTTAAAAGAGGCGGTCGAGCAAAACATCCCAGAGCCAACAGCGATGTCTGTTGCTACGGTAGATGCAAAAGGAGTTCCCTCTGTGAGAGTGGTCTATTTAAAAGACTTCTCTTCAGAGGGTTTTGTTTTTTTTGGCAACTACAATAGCCATAAAGGACAAGATATTTCGGTGAATCCGAATATATGCCTGAATTTTCATTGGCCACAAATGTGGCGACAAATCCGCATCACTGGTATTGCAAAAAAGATCTCAGCGACAGAAAGCGATAACTATTTTGCAACTCGTTCTCGCCTAAGTCAGATCGGTGCATGGGCTTCTGAGCAAAGCCAAGAAATTCCAGATCGTGAATGGCTTGCGCGCCGAGTGGCAGAGTTTGAAAAGCAATTCGAAGGACAGTCTGTTCCTCGGCCTCTCAATTGGGGCGGTTGGAGGGTTGTTCCTCAAGAAATAGAATTTTGGTTTGGCCTCGACGGTCGACTTCATGAACGCTACATCTATCAGCGCGATGGTTCTGGCTGGAAAACTTTCCTTCGCAGTCCTTAG
- a CDS encoding peptidyl-prolyl cis-trans isomerase, FKBP-type (COG0545 FKBP-type peptidyl-prolyl cis-trans isomerases 1), which produces MNRMILGAFVVVAMALTTACQKKVKLDTDIKKASYAIGQQIGGNLKQQNIDFDSDALAMALKDAAAGKNEMSKDDMQAAMMKLQELAMQKQQEVADSNEKEGKAFLEKNKSAAGVKTTTSGLQYIMEKEGTGASPSKDDVVKVHYKGALTNGEQFDSSYDRGQPAEFPVSGVIPGWTEALQLMKPGGKAKLFIPAELAYGPSGRPGIPPNSVLVFDVELLEVVKQKKK; this is translated from the coding sequence ATGAATAGAATGATTCTAGGTGCATTTGTCGTTGTGGCGATGGCACTTACGACAGCTTGCCAGAAAAAAGTTAAACTTGATACGGACATCAAGAAGGCGAGCTATGCAATCGGTCAACAAATCGGTGGCAACTTGAAGCAACAAAATATTGATTTTGATTCTGATGCTTTAGCAATGGCTCTTAAAGACGCTGCTGCAGGCAAAAATGAAATGTCTAAAGACGACATGCAAGCTGCTATGATGAAACTTCAAGAGCTAGCAATGCAAAAACAACAAGAAGTTGCTGACTCTAATGAAAAAGAAGGCAAAGCATTCTTAGAAAAAAACAAGTCTGCTGCTGGAGTTAAAACAACAACTTCTGGTCTTCAGTACATCATGGAGAAAGAGGGCACTGGTGCATCTCCTTCTAAAGATGACGTAGTAAAAGTTCACTACAAAGGTGCTTTAACTAACGGTGAGCAATTCGACTCTTCTTACGACCGTGGTCAACCTGCTGAATTTCCAGTAAGCGGTGTTATCCCAGGTTGGACAGAAGCTCTTCAACTTATGAAACCAGGTGGAAAAGCAAAACTTTTCATCCCTGCTGAGCTTGCATACGGACCATCAGGACGCCCTGGTATTCCACCAAATTCAGTTCTAGTTTTTGACGTTGAACTTCTTGAAGTTGTAAAACAAAAGAAGAAATAA
- a CDS encoding twin-arginine-dependent translocase protein (COG1826 Sec-independent protein secretion pathway components) translates to MNLGWTEILLIGGIALLLFGPKKLPSLGRSMGEAIRGFKKGLNEDSTDTRSVGPQITQNEEQPLNSQTQTEKDKNSNS, encoded by the coding sequence ATGAATCTCGGATGGACTGAAATTCTATTGATTGGCGGTATTGCTCTATTGCTATTTGGGCCTAAAAAACTTCCCAGTTTGGGACGTTCTATGGGTGAGGCTATTCGAGGCTTTAAAAAAGGACTCAATGAGGATAGCACAGACACACGTTCTGTGGGGCCGCAGATTACTCAAAACGAAGAGCAGCCTTTAAACTCTCAGACTCAAACTGAGAAAGATAAAAACTCCAACTCATAA
- a CDS encoding hypothetical protein (COG1055 Na+/H+ antiporter NhaD and related arsenite permeases), whose protein sequence is MQYTQIELLGTIFFGVAVIHTFLVGKFLQISHRYPQDSMGRHVFHLLGEIEAVFAIWASLFMIVYISLEGWKSAIEYQEGLSFVEPFFIFAIMVVCSTRPILTVARQGILAISLFIQKIFKTPAVVTDLFVVMIIGPLSGSFITEPAAMTVTAFMLNSMISKDAKKIIYPLIAFLFVNVSIGGALTPFAAPPILMVASKWGWDFSYVFTHLGWKSAVAVVINTVILLAFYRKQFSENCITLEEVEKRITGSHAKIPMGVTIVHLIFLVGVVVTGHYQNAFLGLFLLFLGVATVTQRYQDTLRLKESLLVALFLGGIIQFGAFQKWWLTPLISSMSDLALFKAAAGLTAITDNAALTYLGSQVEGLSEGSRYALVAGAIAGGGLTIIANAPNAAGYSILSRKFDGGIKPLNLLLAALVPTAVALACLWLL, encoded by the coding sequence ATGCAATATACACAGATCGAATTACTCGGAACAATATTCTTTGGTGTTGCCGTTATCCATACCTTTTTGGTCGGCAAGTTTCTTCAAATCTCTCACCGCTATCCTCAAGATTCTATGGGGAGACACGTATTTCATCTGCTAGGTGAAATCGAAGCCGTTTTTGCAATCTGGGCAAGTTTGTTCATGATTGTTTATATCTCTTTAGAGGGTTGGAAGTCCGCTATTGAATACCAAGAGGGGCTGTCATTTGTAGAGCCATTCTTTATCTTTGCAATCATGGTGGTCTGCTCTACACGTCCGATTCTAACGGTGGCGCGCCAAGGGATTTTAGCGATCAGTCTATTTATTCAAAAGATCTTCAAGACTCCGGCTGTTGTGACAGATCTCTTTGTAGTTATGATCATAGGGCCGTTGTCAGGAAGCTTTATCACAGAGCCAGCGGCGATGACTGTGACAGCATTTATGTTGAACTCGATGATTTCAAAGGATGCTAAGAAGATTATTTATCCTCTCATTGCTTTCTTGTTCGTGAACGTATCCATTGGGGGAGCTTTGACGCCATTTGCTGCGCCGCCGATCTTAATGGTTGCTAGTAAATGGGGATGGGATTTTTCTTACGTTTTCACTCATCTAGGTTGGAAGTCAGCAGTTGCAGTTGTTATTAACACTGTCATTCTTTTGGCGTTCTATCGTAAGCAGTTTTCAGAAAATTGCATTACTCTTGAAGAAGTTGAAAAAAGAATCACGGGCAGTCACGCTAAAATCCCAATGGGTGTGACGATTGTCCACTTGATATTCTTAGTCGGCGTGGTGGTTACAGGGCACTATCAAAATGCCTTCCTTGGTTTGTTTTTACTATTCTTAGGTGTCGCAACTGTGACTCAGAGATATCAAGACACTCTAAGGTTAAAAGAGTCTCTTCTTGTGGCTCTTTTCCTTGGCGGTATTATCCAGTTTGGGGCCTTTCAAAAGTGGTGGTTAACGCCTTTGATTTCAAGCATGAGTGATCTTGCTTTGTTTAAAGCTGCCGCTGGATTGACGGCGATTACAGATAATGCGGCTTTGACGTATTTAGGATCTCAAGTGGAGGGGCTTTCTGAAGGAAGTCGCTACGCACTTGTTGCCGGCGCGATTGCTGGTGGTGGATTGACGATTATTGCCAATGCTCCGAATGCGGCTGGCTACTCGATCTTAAGTCGTAAATTTGACGGTGGAATCAAGCCTTTGAATTTGCTTCTTGCGGCGCTGGTTCCCACAGCTGTGGCTTTAGCATGCTTGTGGTTACTCTGA
- a CDS encoding putative secreted protein: MKVNHLRAFIFAFVFQITLGTSFYANALSALENEAVQTTFDFFEENEGAEKEELGFFTVSEKAVPVRSLPATLDPFRLLEEFKELARSLRAKTGAILLLNFDFHNKKFADYDEPYNRSRHFGTWIRDRQQGSCLNTRGVVLKRDSRVPVTTNASGCTITGGEWDDPYSGRIFTNAQDVQIDHVVPLKNAYISGGYQWSKQKRCLYFNFLGNEYHLLSVMGRENMSKGDKTPEKYMPPNSKYQCQFLAEWLKIKLIWTLGFTPSEKAAVEELVRKNRCSSQDLIFTAQQLKAQRQFMQENMSLCVAQ, translated from the coding sequence AAATCACTTTGGGGACAAGTTTTTATGCAAATGCTCTTTCAGCTTTAGAAAATGAGGCGGTACAAACCACATTCGACTTCTTTGAGGAAAACGAAGGGGCCGAAAAGGAAGAACTTGGATTCTTCACCGTCAGTGAAAAAGCAGTCCCAGTTCGCTCACTTCCTGCTACGCTGGATCCCTTTCGTCTTTTAGAAGAGTTCAAAGAATTGGCTAGAAGCTTGCGCGCAAAAACCGGTGCGATTCTTTTATTAAATTTTGATTTTCATAATAAGAAGTTTGCTGATTACGATGAGCCTTATAATCGCTCTCGCCATTTCGGAACCTGGATTCGTGATAGGCAACAGGGGTCGTGCTTAAATACACGTGGTGTTGTTTTGAAAAGGGACTCTCGTGTTCCCGTAACAACGAACGCTTCAGGCTGCACGATTACCGGGGGAGAGTGGGACGATCCGTACAGTGGGCGTATTTTTACTAATGCACAAGACGTTCAGATTGACCACGTTGTTCCTCTTAAAAATGCATATATCAGTGGTGGTTATCAGTGGAGTAAGCAGAAACGCTGCCTTTACTTTAATTTCCTAGGTAATGAGTATCACCTCTTGTCGGTGATGGGGCGTGAAAATATGTCGAAGGGCGATAAAACTCCTGAGAAGTACATGCCACCGAATTCTAAATATCAATGCCAGTTCTTGGCAGAGTGGTTGAAGATCAAATTGATTTGGACTCTTGGATTCACGCCTTCAGAGAAGGCAGCAGTTGAAGAGTTGGTGAGAAAAAATCGTTGTTCTTCGCAGGATCTTATTTTTACTGCTCAGCAATTGAAAGCACAGAGACAGTTTATGCAAGAAAATATGTCTTTGTGTGTGGCTCAGTAG